TTAAATGGCAAGACTTTAGTTTTATCAATGGGAAAATTGAATTAAAAGTTATCGGAAAAGGCAATAAAACTAGACATATCCTAGTGCCTAACGATTTATTCAGTAATTTAATTGAAAAGAAAACTAATGATAATTATGTCTTTGTCAGCTACCAGAATGATAAATTATCCCGTCAATCTGTAAATAAAATGTTAGGTAAATTGAGCGATAAATTAGGCATTAAGAGAATTAATCCTCATGCTTTCAGACATTCCCACGCTACTCATTCTCTTGCTAATGGGTGTGATATTAGTTTATTAATGCAGTCATTGGGGCATTCATCATTAAAAATTACTCAACAGTATCTGAGTGAAAGAGACGGCGAAGGAAGCTGTCAATATTTAAGTATTTAGATGTCTATCTATGTTTTATAGTTTGTCGTAATCATCGGGTTCTCTTGAAGGTACTTTATCAAGAACACGTTTGATGTCTTCCCAACTGCCTTTTTTAGCTCTTTCTTCTAGGTATTGTTTCCCCATCGCCATTTGATTTGATAAAGCAATACTAATTAATTCATCCATAGAAATATTCTCTTTTTGCGATAAGGCTTCTATTTTTTGATATAAAGAATCAGGGATTTTAGCATTAATAATCATAGTGAAATTTCTCCGTCTCTCTCAATTATATTATGCTAAACTTTTAGAAAAATGCCAAAATAGTAATGCTCTTTTTTCAAAATTTTCAAATACTTGATAATAAGTAACCTCAATCCCCTTTAAATCGAGTAATTTAACTGAAAGTAATTTCATAGTCAAGAAAAAGAAATATTTTGTATTAAATTAGACAAGAACATAATACTCTCACTCTCGGTAGAACTTCATCAATAATCATAGTTAAATTTCTCCTAATAACTGTAAAAATTGTTTGGGATTAAGTACATCTATTCTGAAATTTTTAATGTTTTTAAGGTGTTTTTCGTTATAGCTAATAATAAAATCTGATTGAGATTTAATCGCTAAATCAAGGATAAAATCATCATCAGGATCTGTCGATAATGGTCGCCAAAGAAAAAATATTTCATGATGATTGGCAATAGAACAAATACCAGAAATAAACCTTTCTATTTCATCAAAAGTCAGTCCTAAATTTAGGCTATTTCTTTTAAGTACATCCTCATATTCAATAATTAAAGTAGCTGATATATTAATACTAAAACGACTGTCATTCATCATACTTAGTAGCTTAAAAGATGCACCTTTACTAGATTTTAAGCCAGCTAAAATAACATTGGTGTCGATGACTATCTGATATTTTTTCATATAATTAGTCGTATTTATTTTAAATATTTGATTATTTTTATGAAAACTACTCTGTATTAAGCAGTTATTTCTA
The sequence above is a segment of the Cyanobacterium sp. Dongsha4 genome. Coding sequences within it:
- a CDS encoding putative toxin-antitoxin system toxin component, PIN family, translating into MKKYQIVIDTNVILAGLKSSKGASFKLLSMMNDSRFSINISATLIIEYEDVLKRNSLNLGLTFDEIERFISGICSIANHHEIFFLWRPLSTDPDDDFILDLAIKSQSDFIISYNEKHLKNIKNFRIDVLNPKQFLQLLGEI